In the genome of Oxalobacter aliiformigenes, one region contains:
- the hisS gene encoding histidine--tRNA ligase, which yields MSEENKTKRIRKILGIKGMNDILPDESPVWELLENTVESVLKSYGYQRIRTPIVEETSLFARGLGAVTDIVEKEMYSFEDSLNGDQLTLRPECTAGVVRAVLEHNLTYNGPKRLWYTGPMFRHERPQRGRYRQFHQIGAEAVGYPGPDIDAELILLCRRLWDDLGLDNIRLELNSIGNAEERNRHRADLIAYFEQYKDLLDQDAQRRLYSNPLRILDTKNPHMQDMVNAAPKLLDYLSQESLEHFEGVQKILRRNNVPYTVNPRLVRGMDYYNRTVFEWISEELGAQGTVCGGGRYDPLFEMFGGKYTPSCGFAMGVERLIELLKAKGDIDSSKRADVFIAHQGQDALLEATVLAESLRNTGLDVILYCSAANSGGSFKAQMKRADESGAAFAILVGEDEIRNGQASVKALRSETAGNNQTSVPFEKVADYLVDQIVGECGCGDSHSSHDHCIH from the coding sequence ATGTCTGAAGAAAACAAGACGAAAAGAATCAGGAAAATTCTGGGGATCAAGGGAATGAACGACATTCTTCCCGATGAATCGCCTGTTTGGGAATTGCTTGAGAATACCGTCGAGTCAGTATTGAAAAGCTATGGTTACCAGCGGATCAGGACACCTATTGTTGAGGAAACATCCCTGTTCGCCCGCGGTCTGGGAGCCGTGACCGATATCGTTGAAAAGGAAATGTATTCTTTCGAGGATTCGTTAAACGGTGACCAGCTGACGTTAAGACCGGAATGTACGGCAGGGGTCGTTCGTGCCGTTCTCGAGCATAATCTTACTTATAACGGACCGAAACGGTTGTGGTATACCGGGCCCATGTTCAGGCATGAACGGCCGCAGCGAGGGCGTTATCGACAGTTTCACCAGATCGGTGCGGAGGCTGTCGGTTATCCGGGGCCGGATATTGATGCGGAACTCATCCTGTTGTGCCGGCGTTTGTGGGATGATCTCGGACTTGACAATATCCGGCTGGAACTGAATTCGATCGGCAATGCTGAAGAACGGAATCGTCATCGGGCCGATCTGATCGCCTATTTCGAACAGTACAAGGATTTGCTGGATCAGGATGCACAAAGGCGACTGTACAGTAATCCGTTGCGTATACTGGATACCAAAAATCCGCATATGCAGGATATGGTCAATGCCGCGCCCAAGCTCCTTGATTATCTGAGTCAGGAATCACTTGAGCATTTTGAGGGGGTTCAGAAAATCCTGCGCAGAAACAATGTGCCATACACAGTCAATCCGAGACTGGTCAGAGGGATGGACTATTACAACCGGACCGTTTTTGAGTGGATCAGCGAAGAGTTGGGCGCTCAGGGAACCGTATGTGGCGGCGGTCGCTATGATCCACTGTTCGAGATGTTCGGGGGCAAATACACACCTTCTTGCGGATTTGCCATGGGTGTCGAGCGTCTGATCGAATTGCTCAAGGCCAAAGGCGATATCGACTCATCGAAAAGGGCGGATGTTTTCATTGCACACCAGGGGCAGGACGCACTGCTGGAAGCGACCGTTCTGGCAGAATCTCTCAGGAATACGGGACTCGATGTCATTCTCTACTGTTCAGCGGCAAATTCCGGGGGCAGTTTCAAGGCACAAATGAAACGTGCCGATGAAAGCGGTGCCGCGTTTGCCATTCTCGTCGGTGAGGATGAAATCAGAAACGGCCAGGCCAGTGTCAAGGCCTTGCGTTCTGAAACGGCAGGTAACAATCAGACAAGTGTACCGTTTGAAAAAGTGGCCGATTATCTGGTCGATCAGATTGTCGGCGAATGCGGGTGTGGAGACAGTCATTCTTCACACGATCATTGTATTCATTAA
- the ispG gene encoding flavodoxin-dependent (E)-4-hydroxy-3-methylbut-2-enyl-diphosphate synthase, producing the protein MKPVTAASIIRKQTYGVAVKNGNNAVCIGNNAPVVVQSMTNTDTSDIEATVVQVRELAKAGSELVRVTVNTPEAAKAIPAIREQLDQSGCDVPLVGDFHYNGHLLLTQFPECAQALSKYRINPGNVGQGAKRDVHFAEMISVACRYDKPVRIGVNWGSLDQGLLERLMDENSRRMDPWPVKSVMYEALVSSAIESADKAVELGLPKDHIVLSCKVSDVQDLVAVYRELSCRCQYALHLGLTEAGGGSKGIVASVAALSVLLQEGIGDTIRISLTPGPGEARTREVIVAQELLQTMGMRSFVPLVVSCPGCGRTSSDLFQKLAAHTQDFLREQMPFWKRRFPGVEKMSVAVMGCIVNGPGESRHANIGISLPGSGESPAVPVFVDGKKVTTLRGDNIAGQFQEIILEYVETRYGNGY; encoded by the coding sequence ATGAAACCTGTGACAGCAGCTTCCATAATCCGGAAGCAGACATATGGCGTTGCGGTGAAAAACGGGAATAATGCGGTTTGCATTGGAAATAATGCACCGGTTGTCGTGCAATCCATGACCAATACCGATACATCCGATATTGAAGCGACGGTTGTTCAGGTGAGGGAATTGGCAAAGGCCGGGTCCGAGCTGGTACGCGTGACCGTCAATACACCTGAAGCAGCAAAAGCGATACCGGCAATTCGCGAGCAACTTGATCAATCCGGGTGTGATGTGCCTCTTGTCGGGGATTTTCATTACAATGGACACCTCCTGCTGACACAATTTCCGGAATGTGCCCAAGCGCTTTCGAAGTACCGGATAAATCCCGGTAATGTGGGACAAGGTGCGAAACGGGATGTGCATTTTGCCGAGATGATCTCCGTTGCCTGCCGATATGACAAACCGGTACGTATCGGTGTCAACTGGGGAAGTCTTGATCAGGGATTGCTTGAAAGACTCATGGATGAAAATTCCCGGCGTATGGATCCATGGCCTGTAAAAAGCGTCATGTATGAAGCGCTTGTTTCCTCGGCGATTGAAAGCGCCGACAAGGCTGTTGAGCTGGGGTTGCCGAAGGACCATATCGTTTTGTCCTGCAAGGTATCCGATGTGCAGGATCTGGTGGCAGTCTATCGGGAATTGTCCTGCCGGTGTCAGTATGCACTGCATCTCGGCCTGACCGAAGCTGGAGGTGGCAGCAAGGGGATTGTCGCATCGGTGGCGGCCCTGTCCGTGTTGTTGCAGGAAGGAATTGGCGATACAATCCGCATTTCACTGACACCCGGGCCCGGTGAAGCGAGAACGCGGGAAGTCATTGTCGCCCAGGAACTGTTGCAGACGATGGGCATGCGCAGTTTCGTTCCGCTTGTCGTATCGTGTCCGGGATGTGGCCGTACCTCTTCCGATTTGTTTCAGAAACTGGCCGCTCATACCCAGGATTTCCTTCGTGAGCAGATGCCGTTCTGGAAACGGCGTTTTCCGGGGGTTGAGAAAATGAGTGTGGCAGTTATGGGGTGTATCGTAAATGGGCCTGGAGAATCCCGTCATGCCAATATCGGCATCAGTTTGCCGGGGAGCGGGGAATCTCCTGCTGTTCCCGTTTTTGTAGATGGAAAAAAGGTCACGACTTTAAGAGGGGATAATATTGCCGGACAATTTCAGGAAATCATTCTGGAATATGTCGAAACCCGCTACGGTAACGGATATTGA
- a CDS encoding RodZ domain-containing protein, translating to MNDEHGNGMEKNSLPTGKDASSENIRQEMPVDGNDSIRDDVTEKKPGAILAARRIEAGISEEQIATRLKMTLRQVHYLETDNYDALHGIAISRGFVRAYARVLKIDPEPLVALFGDRTIPSPSSRNKVSSQKTNERFVQNRVPFRKKSNIAGKLLIALIVLVVAAVVAWNMKLFSFENKQGKKETTEMNLPKPLSQPLPAVRMSADVKEQGGQGNLPQNSDVPKTAQPVDASAGNTSTNNQNEGVVQPVVDKNNQTVPVSGMTQKEPAGSVAAVAGDKSSLLTMDFREKSWIKVQKKDGSVIAEYIGKPGEQRQLEINEPVTIIVGFAPGVTMAFRGNPVDLAPNTVNSVARISLK from the coding sequence ATGAACGACGAACATGGCAATGGTATGGAAAAAAATTCTCTCCCAACCGGAAAAGATGCGTCATCGGAAAATATCCGTCAGGAAATGCCGGTGGATGGAAATGACAGTATCCGGGATGATGTTACCGAGAAAAAACCGGGCGCCATATTGGCAGCCAGACGAATCGAAGCCGGTATTAGTGAGGAGCAGATAGCGACTCGTCTCAAAATGACTTTGCGTCAGGTTCATTATCTCGAAACCGACAATTATGACGCCTTGCATGGTATTGCCATTTCACGGGGATTCGTCAGGGCGTATGCCCGGGTCCTGAAAATTGATCCTGAACCTCTTGTCGCTCTGTTCGGTGACCGGACGATTCCATCCCCGTCTTCCCGGAACAAGGTGTCATCACAAAAAACAAATGAGCGTTTTGTGCAGAACCGGGTACCTTTCCGGAAAAAAAGCAATATTGCGGGAAAACTGCTCATTGCATTGATCGTTCTGGTCGTTGCCGCCGTTGTCGCCTGGAATATGAAACTGTTTTCTTTCGAAAACAAACAGGGTAAAAAAGAGACAACGGAAATGAATTTGCCGAAGCCATTGTCCCAGCCTTTGCCGGCAGTCAGAATGTCCGCCGATGTCAAAGAACAGGGGGGGCAGGGCAATTTGCCTCAAAATTCGGATGTTCCGAAAACAGCACAGCCGGTTGATGCCAGTGCCGGAAATACGAGCACGAACAATCAGAATGAAGGTGTTGTCCAACCGGTTGTGGACAAAAATAACCAGACAGTACCTGTTTCCGGCATGACACAAAAGGAACCAGCTGGAAGTGTTGCAGCTGTTGCGGGAGACAAATCGTCTCTGTTGACGATGGATTTCAGGGAAAAGTCATGGATTAAGGTCCAGAAAAAAGACGGTTCCGTTATAGCCGAGTATATCGGCAAGCCGGGAGAACAACGTCAGCTTGAAATAAATGAACCCGTTACAATCATTGTCGGATTTGCGCCTGGCGTCACTATGGCATTCAGGGGAAATCCGGTTGATCTGGCACCGAATACCGTTAATTCCGTTGCGCGGATAAGCTTGAAGTAA
- the rlmN gene encoding 23S rRNA (adenine(2503)-C(2))-methyltransferase RlmN, whose product MTGARTNLLGFSPVQLIEYCKTLDEKAFRAKQLQRWIHQFGVSDFEKMTDLAKSLRGKLEKCAEIRAPKVLKDHTSADGTRKWLLDVGQGNAIETVYIPEENRGTLCVSTQAGCAVNCLFCSTGKQGFSRNLTTDEIIGQLWMAEFAVRQSRDIAEGKPERQISNVVMMGMGEPLFNFEASVNALKLMLDDNAYGLSRRRVTVSTCGVVPMIDRLAKECPVALAVSLHAPNDRLRDRLVPLNRKHPLSELMAACRRYLEYAPRDFITFEYCMLDGINDTDEHARELIRLVKSGSDPVSCKLNLIPFNSIPMPGLKRSSDARITAFAKFLLDAGIVTTVRKTRGEDIDAACGLLAGEIKDRTRVRERMAESGIFPVSVVENYRFQNNC is encoded by the coding sequence ATGACTGGTGCACGAACTAATTTATTGGGGTTCAGTCCCGTTCAACTGATCGAATACTGCAAGACACTGGATGAAAAAGCGTTTCGTGCGAAGCAGCTTCAGCGATGGATTCATCAATTCGGAGTGAGTGACTTTGAAAAGATGACGGATCTGGCAAAATCATTGCGTGGCAAGCTGGAAAAGTGTGCGGAAATCAGGGCGCCGAAGGTACTCAAAGACCATACATCCGCGGATGGCACGCGCAAGTGGCTGCTGGATGTCGGTCAGGGCAATGCTATCGAGACGGTCTATATTCCTGAGGAAAACCGGGGTACCTTATGTGTTTCCACACAAGCCGGGTGTGCAGTCAATTGTCTTTTCTGTTCGACGGGCAAACAGGGATTCAGCCGTAATCTGACGACAGATGAGATCATCGGTCAGCTCTGGATGGCCGAGTTTGCTGTTCGGCAGTCCAGAGACATCGCGGAAGGCAAACCGGAAAGACAGATTTCCAATGTTGTCATGATGGGGATGGGCGAACCGCTTTTCAATTTTGAAGCCAGTGTCAATGCCCTGAAACTGATGCTGGATGATAATGCTTATGGGCTGTCGAGAAGAAGAGTGACGGTTTCTACCTGCGGTGTCGTTCCCATGATCGACCGGCTTGCAAAAGAATGTCCGGTCGCACTGGCGGTTTCATTGCATGCACCCAATGACAGATTGCGTGACAGGCTGGTTCCGTTGAACCGGAAACATCCGTTGTCTGAATTGATGGCGGCCTGCCGACGCTATCTCGAATATGCTCCACGCGATTTTATTACGTTTGAATATTGCATGTTGGATGGTATAAATGATACGGATGAGCATGCCAGAGAATTGATCAGGCTGGTTAAATCCGGTTCCGATCCGGTATCATGCAAGCTGAATCTGATCCCTTTCAATTCCATTCCCATGCCCGGGTTGAAACGATCCAGTGATGCAAGGATAACCGCATTTGCAAAATTTCTTCTGGATGCTGGTATCGTCACTACCGTCAGAAAGACAAGGGGCGAAGATATCGACGCGGCCTGCGGCTTGCTGGCAGGAGAAATCAAGGACAGGACACGGGTTCGGGAACGGATGGCGGAAAGCGGAATTTTTCCGGTATCGGTCGTTGAAAATTACCGGTTTCAGAATAACTGCTGA
- the ndk gene encoding nucleoside-diphosphate kinase, whose translation MAVERTLSIVKPDAVAKNVIGKIYSRFEDAGLKIVAARMVQLSRPEAEGFYAVHKERPFFNDLVEFMISGPVMVQVLEGENAIAKNRELMGATDPKKAEKGTIRADFADSIDANAVHGSDAPETAAVEIAYFFPSMQICVR comes from the coding sequence ATGGCAGTCGAACGTACCTTATCAATCGTTAAGCCGGATGCAGTTGCAAAAAATGTAATCGGCAAGATTTATTCCCGCTTTGAAGATGCAGGCCTGAAAATCGTCGCCGCACGCATGGTTCAGTTATCCCGCCCTGAAGCGGAAGGTTTTTATGCTGTACATAAGGAACGTCCTTTCTTCAATGATCTGGTAGAGTTCATGATTTCCGGTCCGGTCATGGTTCAGGTTCTTGAAGGTGAAAATGCCATTGCGAAAAACCGCGAACTGATGGGGGCGACAGATCCCAAGAAAGCAGAAAAGGGAACAATTCGTGCCGATTTTGCCGATTCGATCGATGCCAATGCGGTTCATGGTTCGGATGCACCGGAAACGGCAGCTGTAGAAATCGCCTACTTTTTCCCTTCCATGCAAATCTGCGTTCGCTGA
- a CDS encoding DegQ family serine endoprotease yields MAGSLPDLTVLVEKVGPAVVNIRTVEKIQARRNPVYEMDENFQEYLFRFFGVPRPDSSQAQPQQKEQIRRGLGSGFIITPNGYVLTNHHVIDNADEVFVRLTDNREFKAKVIGSDKRTDVALLKIDGDALPYLKTGKSANIKAGEWVLAIGSPFALENTVTAGIVSAKARDTGDYLPLIQTDVAVNPGNSGGPLINMAGEAIGINSQIYSRSGGYMGISFAIPIDEALRVTEQLKKNGKVTRGQIGIQVGEITDETATALNLPNKQGALVVRVEGGSAAEKAGLEAGDIILKFNDQTIDKISELPRLVGDTSPGTTVRLSVWRKGKTISLPVTVSTMNAETRAAGSSGKDNVKGMDMSSRVLGLTVADLDADQKKHYGIKQGVLVTVSENPAAASGIRKGDIILRINNTDVASRSDFQRLVSKVDRKKVVVLLRLRNNMISYVTVWPVGSK; encoded by the coding sequence ATGGCAGGGAGCTTGCCGGATTTGACCGTTCTGGTCGAAAAAGTCGGACCGGCTGTCGTCAATATCAGAACAGTTGAAAAAATACAGGCAAGACGTAATCCGGTTTATGAAATGGATGAAAATTTCCAGGAATATTTGTTCCGTTTCTTCGGTGTTCCACGTCCTGACAGTTCCCAGGCACAACCTCAGCAAAAAGAACAGATAAGGCGGGGACTCGGTTCCGGATTTATCATCACGCCAAATGGTTATGTTCTGACAAATCATCATGTTATTGACAATGCGGATGAGGTTTTCGTCAGATTGACCGATAACAGGGAATTCAAGGCAAAAGTGATTGGTTCGGACAAACGGACAGATGTTGCACTGTTGAAAATTGACGGTGATGCCTTGCCTTATCTGAAGACAGGCAAGTCAGCCAATATCAAGGCTGGTGAGTGGGTGCTTGCAATCGGTTCGCCATTCGCCTTGGAAAATACGGTAACGGCAGGGATTGTTTCTGCCAAAGCGAGAGATACCGGCGATTATTTGCCGTTGATCCAGACGGATGTGGCTGTCAACCCGGGAAACTCGGGCGGTCCGTTGATTAATATGGCTGGAGAGGCCATCGGGATCAATTCCCAGATTTACAGCCGTTCCGGAGGATATATGGGAATTTCTTTTGCCATTCCGATTGATGAAGCCCTTCGGGTGACGGAGCAGTTGAAAAAGAACGGAAAAGTGACTCGGGGCCAGATAGGAATACAGGTCGGTGAGATAACGGATGAAACAGCTACAGCACTGAATCTGCCAAATAAACAGGGAGCGCTGGTTGTACGTGTCGAAGGTGGTTCCGCAGCAGAAAAAGCGGGGCTGGAGGCTGGGGACATTATTCTGAAATTCAATGATCAGACGATTGACAAAATTTCGGAACTTCCGAGACTTGTCGGCGATACTTCACCGGGGACGACAGTGAGACTGTCTGTTTGGCGGAAAGGAAAGACAATCTCTTTGCCGGTGACGGTTTCCACGATGAATGCAGAGACACGGGCAGCCGGATCATCGGGCAAGGACAACGTAAAAGGAATGGACATGTCATCCAGGGTGCTTGGGCTGACTGTCGCTGATCTGGATGCTGACCAGAAAAAACATTATGGAATAAAACAGGGGGTACTGGTAACCGTTTCCGAAAATCCCGCGGCGGCAAGTGGCATTCGCAAGGGAGATATCATTTTGCGTATCAATAATACCGATGTTGCCAGCCGGAGTGATTTTCAGCGTCTGGTTTCAAAAGTCGACAGGAAAAAGGTCGTCGTATTGCTGAGGTTGAGAAACAACATGATTTCTTATGTCACTGTTTGGCCTGTCGGCAGTAAATGA
- the rpoE gene encoding RNA polymerase sigma factor RpoE produces MRYPILTTERDIDKRLVERVQQGDKMAFDLLVTKYQRKLFRLVLRLVTNQTEAEDVVQETFIKAYRALNQFRGDSAFYTWLYRIGINTAKNFLDNQGRRVPTSTDTSAEQMESYEEGENLRDIDTPESMLASKQIALTVNTAMDELPEDLRMALSLREIEGLSYDEIASVMDCPIGTVRSRIFRARESIATKLRPLLGTTLDKRW; encoded by the coding sequence ATGAGGTATCCAATTTTGACAACTGAACGTGACATAGATAAGCGACTCGTCGAACGTGTTCAACAGGGAGACAAAATGGCGTTCGACTTACTGGTTACCAAATACCAGCGCAAGCTGTTCAGGCTGGTGTTGCGACTCGTAACCAACCAGACAGAGGCTGAAGACGTGGTTCAGGAGACGTTTATCAAGGCATACAGGGCTTTGAATCAGTTCCGTGGAGATTCGGCTTTTTATACCTGGTTATACAGAATAGGTATCAATACAGCGAAAAATTTCCTGGATAATCAGGGACGTCGGGTTCCTACGTCGACTGATACCAGTGCCGAACAGATGGAATCCTATGAAGAAGGAGAAAATTTGCGGGATATTGATACACCTGAATCGATGCTGGCATCCAAGCAGATTGCATTGACGGTCAACACCGCCATGGATGAATTGCCGGAAGATTTGAGAATGGCATTGTCGTTGAGAGAAATCGAGGGATTGAGTTATGATGAGATCGCTTCTGTGATGGATTGTCCGATTGGTACTGTCCGAAGTCGGATTTTCAGAGCTCGTGAGTCGATTGCGACAAAATTGAGACCCCTGTTGGGTACAACGCTGGATAAAAGGTGGTAG
- a CDS encoding protein YgfX codes for MSIAVSVLVRPSRCHAFLVMGFALFFLMTGILVLENCVGSFTFYGKWGLVAVFLSAGILLAFSYFRGRKTLRIDISGNGQIRLKEYKGYEYGTSGKSFNTDEDDTLTMAENSTIWPWLVILCLESDSGNTFRVLIFFDSMERDEFRTLYATCRWIDAHGKKMIIR; via the coding sequence ATGTCAATAGCAGTATCTGTACTTGTCAGACCTTCCAGATGTCATGCTTTTCTTGTGATGGGGTTTGCCCTTTTTTTTCTGATGACGGGCATATTGGTTCTTGAAAATTGTGTTGGCTCATTCACTTTCTACGGAAAATGGGGATTGGTGGCGGTTTTTCTGTCGGCCGGCATCCTTCTGGCTTTCAGCTATTTCAGGGGGAGAAAAACGCTTCGGATTGATATTTCTGGTAACGGACAAATACGCTTGAAGGAATATAAAGGGTATGAGTATGGGACATCTGGAAAAAGTTTCAACACCGATGAGGATGACACATTGACAATGGCGGAAAATTCAACAATCTGGCCATGGCTGGTGATTTTATGTCTTGAGTCTGATTCGGGAAATACTTTCAGGGTTCTGATTTTCTTCGATTCGATGGAACGCGATGAATTCAGGACATTGTATGCCACTTGCAGATGGATCGACGCTCATGGAAAAAAGATGATCATTCGTTGA
- the fabF gene encoding beta-ketoacyl-ACP synthase II has translation MGQRRVVITGLGCISPVGNNVADMWNAVTSGKSGIGPITRFDASAFSTTFAGEVKNFQLEDYIPGKESRHMDTFIHYGMAAGIQAIEDSGLVVTEDNADRIGVNIGSGIGGLPMIERTHAELEKRGPRRISPFFVPSSIINMISGFLSIRYGFKGPNLSIVTACSTGLHSIGFAARIIAYGDADVMVAGGAESTVSPLGIGGFASARALSSRNDDPATASRPWDKDRDGFVLGEGAGVLVLEEYEHAKARGAKIYAEIVGFGMSADANHMTAPLEDGSGASKCMSAAINDAQINPDQIDYINAHGTSTPLGDKAETVAVKRSLGAHAKNIVMSSSKSMVGHLLGGAGGLESVITALAIYNQVAPPTINIFNQDPECDLDYCANTARDMRINYALKNSFGFGGTNGSLIFGKI, from the coding sequence ATGGGACAACGCCGGGTCGTTATTACCGGACTGGGATGTATTTCGCCTGTAGGCAATAATGTAGCTGATATGTGGAATGCAGTAACATCGGGTAAATCCGGTATTGGACCCATTACCCGGTTTGATGCTTCCGCTTTTAGCACAACTTTTGCCGGTGAGGTTAAAAACTTCCAGCTGGAAGATTATATTCCAGGCAAAGAATCTCGCCACATGGATACTTTCATTCATTATGGAATGGCAGCAGGTATTCAGGCAATTGAAGACAGTGGTCTGGTCGTGACCGAAGACAATGCAGACCGTATCGGTGTCAATATCGGATCGGGTATTGGTGGTCTGCCCATGATCGAAAGGACACATGCGGAACTGGAAAAACGCGGTCCGCGCCGAATCAGTCCGTTTTTCGTGCCGTCTTCGATTATCAACATGATTTCGGGTTTTCTTTCGATCCGTTACGGATTCAAGGGACCCAATCTGTCGATCGTCACGGCATGTTCGACAGGGTTGCATTCCATCGGCTTTGCTGCACGCATTATTGCTTATGGTGATGCGGATGTTATGGTGGCAGGGGGAGCCGAATCGACTGTTTCTCCATTGGGTATTGGAGGCTTTGCTTCCGCACGGGCCCTTTCTTCAAGAAACGATGATCCTGCCACTGCTTCCAGACCTTGGGACAAAGACAGGGATGGATTCGTTCTGGGTGAAGGTGCCGGCGTGCTTGTATTGGAAGAATATGAGCATGCCAAGGCTCGCGGAGCGAAAATTTACGCTGAAATTGTCGGTTTCGGCATGAGCGCGGATGCCAACCATATGACCGCTCCTCTGGAAGACGGTAGCGGAGCAAGCAAATGCATGAGCGCTGCAATCAATGACGCGCAAATAAATCCGGACCAGATCGATTATATCAATGCGCATGGCACTTCGACTCCATTGGGTGATAAGGCCGAAACGGTTGCGGTCAAGAGATCGCTGGGGGCTCATGCGAAAAATATAGTGATGAGTTCGTCGAAATCGATGGTAGGCCATTTGCTGGGTGGCGCCGGAGGTTTGGAATCGGTTATTACCGCTCTTGCCATTTACAATCAGGTCGCTCCTCCTACGATCAATATCTTCAATCAGGATCCTGAATGTGATCTGGACTATTGTGCCAATACCGCAAGAGATATGCGTATCAATTATGCGTTGAAAAACTCATTTGGTTTTGGTGGTACCAATGGTTCACTGATATTCGGCAAGATTTAA
- the acpP gene encoding acyl carrier protein, with amino-acid sequence MSDIEQRVKKIVAEQLGVAEDEIKLESSFVDDLGADSLDTVELVMALEDEFEIEIPDEQAEKITTVQQAVDYAKANMQS; translated from the coding sequence ATGTCCGATATCGAACAACGTGTGAAAAAAATCGTTGCTGAGCAATTGGGAGTTGCTGAAGATGAAATCAAGCTGGAATCGTCTTTCGTAGATGATCTGGGTGCCGATTCGCTTGATACTGTAGAACTCGTCATGGCACTTGAAGACGAATTCGAAATTGAAATTCCGGACGAACAGGCTGAAAAAATCACGACCGTTCAGCAGGCCGTTGATTATGCCAAAGCCAATATGCAGTCCTGA
- the fabG gene encoding 3-oxoacyl-ACP reductase FabG, protein MNEQDLSGKIALVTGASRGIGHAIAMELATRGATVIGTATSDSGAERITRDLDMIRSGAGKGIVLDVSDADRSRQVVDEIQKEFGAIHILVNNAGITQDQLAMRMKDEEWDKVIAVNLTAVARLSRAVLRGMMRAKEGRIINITSVVGSIGNAGQMNYAASKAGVESMSRALAREVGSRNITVNCIAPGFIDTDMTKSLSDEVTANLLKQIPLARFGRPEDIAAAAAFLASPQAAYITGTVLHVNGGMFMN, encoded by the coding sequence ATGAATGAACAGGATCTGAGTGGCAAGATCGCTTTGGTAACAGGGGCGTCTCGTGGAATCGGTCATGCTATCGCAATGGAGCTGGCCACTCGTGGCGCAACCGTAATCGGTACGGCAACATCGGATTCCGGTGCTGAGCGTATCACCCGGGATCTTGATATGATCCGTTCAGGGGCCGGTAAAGGCATTGTCCTGGATGTCAGTGATGCTGACCGCTCCCGCCAGGTCGTCGATGAAATACAGAAAGAATTTGGCGCCATCCATATTCTCGTGAATAACGCCGGAATTACCCAGGATCAGCTTGCCATGCGTATGAAAGATGAAGAATGGGACAAGGTTATTGCTGTCAATCTGACCGCAGTTGCCCGTTTGTCGCGAGCAGTCTTGCGTGGCATGATGAGGGCCAAGGAAGGACGTATTATCAATATTACGTCGGTTGTCGGCTCTATCGGGAATGCAGGCCAGATGAATTATGCCGCATCCAAGGCCGGAGTTGAAAGCATGAGCCGTGCTCTGGCACGTGAAGTCGGCAGTCGCAATATCACCGTGAACTGTATTGCACCCGGATTTATCGATACCGATATGACGAAATCGCTGAGCGATGAGGTGACGGCCAATCTTTTGAAACAGATTCCGCTGGCCCGTTTCGGACGTCCTGAAGATATTGCCGCCGCTGCCGCTTTTCTGGCCTCACCACAGGCAGCTTACATTACAGGAACCGTGTTGCATGTAAACGGCGGCATGTTTATGAACTGA